CACAGGTGTCCTTGGCAGTTGGAGGAGgaaggtggtggggtggggtgggttgggggtgggtgtgtAGGGGGTCAGACGAGGGCAGTGGGAAGCAGAGGAGAGCGGAGtctggtggggggtgtggggggtgggttggAGTTGGCATAACAAGCACAAGTCACCCAGTCATTATAGAATGCAGCATCTCTCTCTAATCCTCTTCGCCaaactcttcctcttctttttgccATTCTTTTCTTTGCTGTCCTCCATCTTCCTCGCTCTTATTTCACGCATCAAGTCAAAAAACAcctgtaaaatgtaaaacaaacaCTTCAGAAGGACAGAAGTGTGCATCTTGcacacatttctctgtgtgtacagtttaagtagtcattaaagggacactgcgtgagatttttagttgtttatttccagaattcatgctgctcattcactaatgttacctttttcatgaatacttaccaccactatcaaattctaaatactcattatgactggaataaaattgcacttttcatacatgaaaagggggatcttctccatggtccgccattttgaatttccaaaaatagccatttttagctgcaaaaatgacagtacttggaccatactagaaaatatttgttcattacttagtaaactttcatgtaaagatcaaatttggcaatagacgacacagtttcaatgagcagcatagttgcagtaccttttttggccatttcctgcacagtgtacctttttaaaaacaaatgaaaaggcCAACGGGGGAAAAGGTTAGTAGATACTGTCTGTATACCTTGTCCACATTGGCACGGGTCTTGGCAGAGGTTTCCACATAGCTGACGCCCCACTGGTCGGCACGAACCTTGGCCTCGTCGGTAGACACCTGTCTGCGGTCCTCCAGGTCAGACTTGTTCCCCACCAGCAGGAAGGGGACGTTCTCATCTTCCTTCACCCGCAGGATCTgctccctaaaacaaaacaaaacaaaacaaaacaaaacaagcccTGAGTGCTAAttccagggttcccactctttttgaCTGACGGAATTTTACAACTTTTCCGTGACTTTTTTCATGATTGTAGGATCTGCTGTATTGCCGATGACTTCACGGCACTGAATGTGTAATTTTGCATGCTGCTAGGGGCTAAATATGAAATGCGACCCTTTTCCACTCACGCTATGGTGTGACATTATAGGTTTCAACCCATTCAAAATATTGTCTCTGCATTTCTGCGGGAGCATTCATTTGGAGACAGTCATAATAGGATAATGATGACTCAACTTAAGACTGCAACTGCGTTAAAACAACAGTATAATTCCACGACTTCTCCAAAACGttcattaaattaaaaaaaattcacAGCTTTCCCAATCCTGGAAAATGTCATTTTCAATTTCTATGACTTTTCCAAGACTTTTCCATCACAGTGGGAACCCTGCTCCAAGTCCCTCGGCCTACTTCACCGGCgcactgcaagtgtaaatgttccTCTGCATGCATGTCTTTTGCTTTAACCACCTGAATTGGGGTTTGCTGTTTTCACCTGAAGTCTGCTGTGGCGGCGAATGACTCCAGCTCTGTGATTGAGAAGACACAGAGGAATCCCTCTCCGCTGCGGAAGTAGTTATCTCTGATGGCGGCGTAATCCTCCTGCCCGGCCGTGTCCAGGATGTCGATCTGCACCTCCTCCCCGTCCAGAACCACCTTCTTCCTGTAGCTGTCTGCTTTAGTGGGCTCGTAATCCTCCACGAA
This genomic interval from Engraulis encrasicolus isolate BLACKSEA-1 chromosome 16, IST_EnEncr_1.0, whole genome shotgun sequence contains the following:
- the LOC134465390 gene encoding ras-related protein Ral-A translates to MAANKPKGQNSLALHKVIMVGSGGVGKSALTLQFMYDEFVEDYEPTKADSYRKKVVLDGEEVQIDILDTAGQEDYAAIRDNYFRSGEGFLCVFSITELESFAATADFREQILRVKEDENVPFLLVGNKSDLEDRRQVSTDEAKVRADQWGVSYVETSAKTRANVDKVFFDLMREIRARKMEDSKEKNGKKKRKSLAKRIRERCCIL